A genome region from Maridesulfovibrio salexigens DSM 2638 includes the following:
- a CDS encoding response regulator → MSRILVIDDEKATLNMFKMLLTAYGHEVLTAENGEEGISVFDAEKPDLVMTDIKMPGMDGLQVLGKIKSISPDSEVIVITGHGDMDLAIKALNLDATDFLNKPVKREELEKALQLSADRIEFARSRQKDIVLTLEDDLAVINVSGNLTSKSEGLLQDVFDEALATAKGSFLLVFEEKSSINGAAMDSLYKLVEKARTRGCGVHIAGLSENFRSVLDSMGITQMASVYETEQEARGSF, encoded by the coding sequence GTGAGTAGAATTCTTGTAATTGATGATGAAAAAGCAACCTTGAATATGTTCAAGATGCTTTTGACCGCATACGGTCATGAGGTCCTTACTGCTGAAAACGGCGAGGAAGGGATCAGTGTTTTTGATGCTGAAAAACCTGATCTGGTCATGACAGACATAAAAATGCCCGGCATGGACGGTTTGCAGGTTTTAGGAAAAATTAAATCAATTTCACCTGATTCCGAGGTTATCGTGATTACCGGTCATGGAGATATGGACCTTGCGATTAAGGCGCTCAACCTTGATGCTACAGATTTTCTCAATAAACCGGTCAAGCGGGAGGAGCTTGAGAAGGCTCTTCAGCTGTCAGCGGACAGGATTGAATTTGCCCGCAGCAGGCAGAAAGATATTGTGCTGACCCTTGAAGATGATCTGGCGGTGATCAATGTCAGCGGCAACCTGACTTCTAAATCAGAAGGGCTTTTGCAGGATGTTTTTGATGAGGCTCTTGCCACAGCCAAGGGAAGTTTTCTGCTCGTGTTCGAAGAGAAATCCTCTATCAATGGAGCGGCTATGGATTCCCTGTACAAGCTGGTGGAGAAGGCCCGTACCCGTGGTTGCGGAGTGCATATCGCAGGCCTTTCCGAGAATTTCCGTTCCGTACTCGATTCCATGGGCATCACCCAGATGGCTTCTGTTTATGAGACTGAGCAGGAGGCGCGAGGAAGTTTCTAG
- the mltG gene encoding endolytic transglycosylase MltG has translation MPTIAFGCMALMLVAGWFMYRNWTFLNVPPELEGREILFTVEQGQPLWTVASDLAEAGLITDVKQFREYAQAQGKASKVRAGEFRLWSNMTAPQVLDTLTTSSGILHKFSVREGLTWWATAAKADESGLTEYAAFKQAVSDPELLAKYKIPAKNAEGYLFPETYLLTRPKNETGKVMVETMLKEFHKAANKAWAGKLPSPAEIHKTVILASLVEKETGDVSERRTIAGVFANRLKKGYLLQCDPTIIYGLGETFDGNLRKKHLTDKSNPYNSYQHRGLPPGPICSPGLESLKAAINPEQHSYLYFVAKGDGSHYFSKSLKEHNAAVKKYQLRRNRDTYRSYN, from the coding sequence ATGCCTACCATCGCCTTCGGGTGTATGGCACTTATGCTGGTGGCAGGCTGGTTTATGTACCGCAACTGGACCTTCCTCAATGTTCCCCCGGAGCTTGAAGGACGTGAGATTCTTTTTACCGTTGAACAGGGCCAGCCCCTGTGGACCGTAGCAAGCGACCTTGCCGAGGCCGGACTCATTACCGACGTCAAACAGTTCCGTGAATATGCACAGGCCCAAGGCAAAGCTTCCAAGGTTCGCGCCGGGGAATTCAGACTCTGGTCCAACATGACCGCTCCGCAGGTGCTTGATACCCTGACTACATCTTCCGGCATCCTGCACAAATTTTCAGTACGAGAAGGACTCACTTGGTGGGCCACAGCAGCAAAAGCTGATGAATCCGGTCTAACCGAATACGCAGCATTCAAGCAGGCTGTATCCGATCCGGAACTGCTGGCGAAATATAAAATCCCGGCAAAGAATGCTGAAGGCTATCTTTTCCCGGAAACATACCTGCTGACCAGACCCAAAAATGAAACCGGCAAAGTCATGGTCGAAACCATGCTCAAAGAATTTCATAAAGCCGCTAACAAGGCTTGGGCTGGCAAGCTGCCCTCCCCTGCAGAAATCCACAAGACCGTGATCCTTGCTTCCCTCGTGGAAAAGGAAACCGGGGATGTAAGTGAGCGACGCACCATTGCCGGGGTATTCGCCAACCGCCTCAAGAAAGGCTACCTGCTGCAATGTGACCCGACCATTATTTACGGTCTGGGTGAGACCTTTGACGGCAACCTGCGCAAAAAACACCTGACCGACAAATCCAACCCCTACAATTCTTACCAGCACCGGGGTCTGCCCCCCGGCCCCATATGCTCACCCGGTCTTGAATCGCTTAAGGCAGCGATTAACCCTGAGCAGCACTCCTACCTCTATTTCGTAGCCAAGGGTGACGGATCTCACTATTTCAGCAAATCGCTCAAAGAGCACAACGCAGCGGTTAAAAAATATCAGTTGCGTAGGAATAGAGACACATATCGATCTTACAATTAG